ggGGTTTTACTCTAGGCACGGCGACGGCGGGGCGGGTGCAAAGAGAGGAGTGAAAAAGGAGATGCGCGTGGCGATGCTTTCGGAGGAGGAATCGGGGAGAAGATAAATTGGTGCAAAGCGCTTCTAAAACGCGTACTGCTGATGAGTTGGGGGACCAAAGATGATTCACTAGACAACGCTAAAGAAAGGGTCTTCTTCcccatatttaaaaaaatacttgattGGGGTTTTAATTTAACTTAATTAATTGAAGGGGACGGCCCCAGTAAGATTTAAATTTTGGAGGATTGGCAGGAATTTCTGACCTGCTATCGCCCGGGGTCAGCAACTACCGAGAAAGGCCCATAGGAAAATTCGTTTCGAGCTAGACTTACATGTTAAGTTAAAGAGTTGATAATTTCCATGCCGGTCTTTATACGAATTCAATACATAATGAGCATGTGCCGCGTTGCTTCGCATGTCAATTTTGACAGACCGAGCATTTCCTACCATTCGAATGGACACACTCGGCAGGGATCTAATCCAAGATGGCGATTCTTAAGGTTTCATAGTTGCTTGCTTTTCCATCTAAGGTAAAGAAATTGTGTCGAGCAGGTGAGAGTTAGGCCATCCACATCCGTCGATAATCCGGAGCACTTGGCGTCGCGCGATTTGATTTTACCACGCCAACCGACGATGGACAGATGCAATGAAACGAAACCAAAATACCATCCGTGGGACATTAGTACTACGCCCCACTCTCGGAGTCTGCTAATTTTAAGGAATTAAACCAACCTTTCTCTCCGCATCACACGTCACTGCTACAGTTTTAAGGTGTCCATGGTTGGAAGTTTCAAGCAGGGGTAAAACAGGAAAATCCAGACTTTACACGTGTCGCGACGTCGTAAATGGAAGGACAACTGGGCATCTCCCTGGTGGGAGCATTCGATACAATCTTTTTTTGAGTCGGCGATTTGGATTTCGCGGGGCAAATGTTCGTTTCGAATTTCGATTTAGCTTTCGAAAAAGTTTGGAGGGCGAGTCGCGGTCCTCGTCGACGTCGTCGTGCTGGTTAAGTTGTGGCGGATAATATTGACAAGTGGATGGAAATGGCAGTGGAGGTTCACGAAGCAGCATCTGCCAAACAACAACGGCCCCGTGGCTGGAGAGAGTCGCTCTCCGTTGACTTCTCCAATCCCAAGGAAGGGAAGGCCGCTTTTAACATCGACCCCGGCCTGCCACTCGAATATTCTCTTTTTAACTTTTCGGTTTCGGTTTTGTATTGTTGTATAATAGGTTAATAACCAAAAAATGTTAGCTTTTATAAATGTTACATTCCTTTTGAATTTGTAGGACATGCTACTCATCTTGCTCATCGCATAAGACAGCGAAGGAAAAAGTCGCATTGAAGACCCACATAGGAGAATCGATTTCACACGCTCGCGTGTTCGTTTTTTCAACCGGTGACTTTGATTTCGGAGGGGTACGCTGTAATTTGACACGGAAATGTAGTCGGATCGTCGAAGAAACTCGAGAAGGGAAATATCCTCGAAAGAAGGTGACTTATAATTCGAGGCTAAGAATGAGGGAGACTAATATTAAACACCTCGGTGGTCATTGATTTGAGATGGATAGAGGTTTAGTAGGGACAAGTAATGGGTAGTGTCTCAATCCACAAAACTATGGACCTTAAGAACAAATTCCCAATGGGAATGAATATTCTTTACCTTTCTTATTGCTGAAGCATTGTTAAACAGAGTTCTAAATTGTTAGGATTAGGCGCACAAAcacaataaaatagaaaataaacgccaaaaagagaaattgagacacgagatttatcctaattcattcttaaactagggttacatGTAGCAGATGATTTCAATGAAATTAATGCCTCACACCTCTTTATTTCAACTCACAATTATCGGAGAAATAGATTATATACATACGGCCCAAAAAAGCCCTAAGCCTCTCCATAGCTATTCATGGGCCAAAactcaaactatcaataaaatacggATTCAAACTATAACAACCCTCTAGAGTGGAACCTCCAATGGtgagtatgaaccacatcccAACATGAATCAAAGTCTCATTGAAAAGTGTCACAACCACTCCTCACGCAAAAGTAAAGATAGATTTCAACTTTTAAAGGGTCtcaatcgtttttttttttttttcaaaatgtccTTCATTATTTGTTTTACAAGTATATGAACTCATATGCAAATGCTTAGATCAAAAGTAGAATATAATCTCAAAATATTCTAGTAAATAAAATCTGAGTACATTGAAATACCGGATTGCTCCACACAAACATATGCATTACACATAGATATTTCCTTCGTCACttgtgtatttttgtcaataacTTTTCCATTATTGGATCATCCAGACATTTAGTACTAAAGTCATTTTGCTCGATCTTTCAAAAATATCTAACTTATGCGACACGCACAATGCGTGTCCATGAAGAGGACTCGAACGACCTGCAAACCGAACTCTAAAAGGCGAATTTCATTGAGGACAAACGGTACGCAACACATACATGCTTCCGGCCTTGCACGTAGCAACATTCATTGCGTAGGATTTCCACAATGTAATAGGGATAGTTCATTGTCGTCGACGGGACCATCGATACAAATTGGACCTTCCTTTTTGAAATTCGACGAATCCTATCGAGAGCATGTGATACAACGACGATGCAACAGCGATTTTAACTCTTCCACCGTCAAATTTCATGGAGTTGGCGGCCTCCGAGtagatccaaatttttttaccttttattgCTTGAGATGATCGTGCGCCCCTCCTCTTGTTCCGGCTCACATCACGAACTTGTACTCAGAAGTTGACATTGAGCTTCGCATCGGGAGTCAACTTAATTAAACCTATggttaaatttttcattttcggaATCAATTTAGCCCCATTTCCTCACCCAAGTCCAAGGtagacttcaattttttttttggaagagtCGCATCGGATTCAACAATTCATTAAAAAAGCCATCCTCGCATGTCATGAAACTGGAGATCAGATCGTAGGAATTAAACCCCTAAACGAAAAAGATACGGCAAATCATTGCATTCACATTTCTTAGTTAACGGACAGCTATGTTCGTATTAAACATCAACCTAGGCAGGATCACCAACTTTTATGGAAGGGTCCGCACCGACCcgccccgacccgacccgaaaatcctaagaagattaaaaaaaacaaaattttttttagaggTTTGAGGTGGTGGATGCAGAGCACCCAGGCCTGTAGTGCGGGTTAATGGGATATTAACCCAAATTTTCATGCCAAAGCCTGAGCCAGTATGTCTCCATGGAATCTTGGCCGGACATTAGTACCGCCTTCAATTCATTTGCGATCTACATTAGGAATAAGCGCATAAGCACAACGAAATAAAGAGTaaatacaaaaaagagaaatcgagacgcAAGATTTATCATGAttcacctttaaattaggattacaTTCAACAAATGATTCCATTGTAATTAGTACATCTCACCTCTCTATtccaactctcaattacaagataAGGAGGTTACATAAGCCAttcagtagctattcatgatcTCAAATCCCGATTTACCAATAAAATACGGATGTAAACTATAAAAACGCTCCGCCAGCCTAAGGCCCTATCTCCTGCAACTATCGTCTATTCATCGGGAACCAAGGAGCAAGACCTCAGTGCATTTCTATCGATGGAAAGTATGAACAACATTCTGACAATCTACAGAAGTATTCATCAACATTGCTTTCACCACATACGCTCGTGCTTAGCCATTGGCGCGGCGGCGACGCCAATTCAGACTTGAGCTACAGGAGAGATGGGATGTAAAAGCTACAAAAGCAGGAGTTCAATCGACAGGAAGAGGCACAACCTCTCTCCACGGTCATGTCAATATTTTGTTTCGTGGGGGCAAATGCAAGGAAAGGCAGATGAAAAGCCAAAGGAGTCGGTGAACGTGAGATGGCACGTCAAGCCGGGCTCATCCCTTTCCTTTCTGCTTTGGATATAACGTGTGCGCAACCCCCCACCCCGTGACGCACGCTCCTTCTTCGTTTTGGGAAATCTCCCATCCTCTCTCAATACGCCACGCCGTCACCATTTGCGTTTCGTTTCgtttcgattcgattcgatacCTTATACCAATCATTGTCGCTTCAATAGCGCAAGAGCTTTCGCGACTAAAAGTTGCGGTGGACATAAATTCTGGCCTTAATTTAATCTCTCCGCGAATGGCTGTCGACTTCTTTGCTTCTCATTTTTTGGCGCTAAATCATTTCTCTACCATGCACTACTCGCCCCATGGGACTCTTCCCTCTTGAAGACAGAATCTCCCCCCGGACAACGTTGGACAGGGTTTTTCTTGTCCTAATGACCAAACACCTTGACGTCCATTTCGCACTAAATATATGGTTGGCCCATTGGAATGATAAACAGATACAGGGACTCAAAATTCCTAATTGTCTTTATCAATATGACATAGATAGCAATCAACATCATCTTTATAATAACGGGAGAACATACCTGGTATCTTCAAGGAAAATACCTAATAGGAAGAGTtactgaaaattttggatttccTTACGATTGCTTATTTTAAACATTATATTTCATTAGAACtaatgttgcttttttttttggttggacaAAACTCACGGTATTGAGAAGCACGTATCCTAATTGGAAGCAAAATGAGCAAAGAATGCAAGAAAAGTACTCATCGCAATGAAAATTGATTGATCCATCAACTCGATGTGAATAATGCCTTTCAAACAAAGCGCCTTGATAGTGGTTCTACAAGTTCACCATAGCCTTGAGAGAGGTCGGCCACGAACAATCCGAGGCCGATTATTCCCTCTTTACTTGTGCTCGTGGCAATAGATTCGCCGCCGTAACTTTTTTACGTCGATGATGTGGTCGTTGCTAGTAATGACGTTGCTCAAATAAGTTACCTCAAGAATTATTTTTGCAGCCGTTTCTAAATCAAGGATTTGGGCCGCTTAAAAAGTTTCTTGCTATCAAAGTTGCTCGAAATTCAGATGGAACTGTTCTTTGTCAACGTAAATATGCTCTTGATTTGTTGCATGATGCAGGTGTCTTAATTGCTAGCCTTGTGACTTTCCTATGGAACAAGCGGAGGGTAAAAATCCACACTTTCCTTATAATTATAAGCGTCGTAGAGTGATAAACCAATGAGTCTTGAACAATATCAGCGAGGACAGATTCATGAAGCATGTTTCCTCAAATGACCTCTCGTTGACATAATTTAGTAATGCATACACCAAAATTGgaacaaaatgaagtaaaatcCAAACAAGTTCGTCAAATAAATAGGGCACTTGCATATCATTGTCCTGTtgtgaattggaaaaaaaaaaggagcaaattAACATTTGAATATTCCAAGGAGGAAAGATGGGAGAGTGTGGGTCAATTTATATGTGCAAAAGtcctttatttttatgaatgaaggACAATAAGCTAAGTGGGTTATACTCTACTATAATCGCGTGTGGGTGCACGGTTACACTTATTGTTTTTCATTAAAACCTTCCAATTTATgtatggttaatttttttttatcattatttaattttgaaatttatttcgaccaaaaaaattttgaattttatttttttgtccaacgGTTATTAAGTTCTCTAACAACCTTTGGAAGGTTTTATCTATTCGAACATaacttcttaatttttgaaagatTGTGTTTGTTTGGACTTAACTTCTTAACATTTAAAGGTTTGTATCTGCTCAAACAATTTTCTCCATAAATAATTGAACGCTTCCGTTCAATTTTTAACTTCCATTTCTTGTTCATTTCTTTATAAAagaaatccctttttttttcaattgtttttccTTGAGGattcttggagaaatatcgaAATTATTATATGGTATTTTTGTTTGATACTCTGCTGTATCctagaggattttttttaagtaaccattagcaacgttgtgtAGGCAAATAATTACTCAAAGAAAGTATTATCACGCCTGAAAATTCGATCATATTTATTCCTATTTGATCATTATATTTCCCAACCCGCTTTATATTTCAGCCAACTAGGTGTCTCATGAGTAAATATCACATACTCTCCTCGGCTAGGGTTTTCTCTCTAAGAAGCAGCCGTCGCCACCTAGCTCAAAAACTTCTGAGCTGCCCCTGGTGGGAGAGAGTTCCTCCACATATGTTAAATCCAAATATAGATTTGGGAGTTCCTTACACATATTTATCTGTGTTCTTTCAACATGTTGATATCGGTGTTTCCGCAAGGTGACAGTGATGAGAGTGTCGATCTTAAATGCGCACCGCAAGTCTTTGTCAATGGAGTAAGCGAGCTCGGTGTGTGCTTATCGTTTCATCCGGTGATCGGCCATCGAACGTTTTACATTGGTAGATCTGTTCTCGAGGACCGAGCGTGTGCTTCTAGCTACAAACCGTGCTTTGTTATGTGCTTttaagtttttgttttcttctacaattatttgaaatattctaGGATTGAAAGCATTTTATGGGCATCTTCATTATTCTAATATATGTTTGgcttcttttgaccaaaaaaaaagaactggtGTCTCATAAGCACATGGGAGCAGGTGGAAATTGACCGTCATTTGCTTCGCGAGCGCATTCAAGAAGATTCCGGCGCCACTGGCTATGTTCCGTCCCATCGACAGCTCCGTGACATTTTTCCAGTGTAGCGCTTGGCCACGATCTCTTTCGCACTTTATCGGTCAATTTGCTCATTCGCAATCTTCTGCACTATTCGCAGCATTTATTGTTGTATTTCCTTTGGttatgaggtttttttttttcctctttcatttgtCAGGCTCACCACATAAAAGAGATTCTCCCCTCCTTGTACAATTGCTTCATTTGAAAGGAGCAATGCCGTTCTATTTCCTTTTTGAGAGGACAATATGGGCAAGTCAGGGGGCATCAGGATAGATTCATAAGGGAATGCTAACAAACACTAAATCTTCACATGTGCGATCTGCGTGCTCGAGAGACGACCGATCATTTTTTCACGGGTGACTACCAGGGGATGCTCATTCATGCACACTTATCATCAAGTAAGCCAGGGGAGTGTCATTTAAGGCCAATTCAAATTTCGGGAGGTACTTTACGAAAAAGGATCCTGCTACTTCGCGGGAGGGTTAATTGAAATTTTACCAAGCCTCAACAAAGGACAAACATATCTTATGTGACGGTCACACGCATGACGTGGCATAATCGATAATCAATTTTCGCAAGTAAATTTCGAAACACGGCTCTTTAATTAACcgatcatatcatatcatgtgcCACTATGGTGAGGTGACTTACTTTGCTCCTTCGTGTGGAACGTTATAAAGGAGGAGGACCAGAGAGGCCCAGCCCATCTTGGGTCCTAAGTCTGAACTTTGCGGGATTGGGCACGGAAAAATCGAAATCTCCAATTCCTTATCTCTTTCCTATCCTttaatctcctcctcctcctcctcggacAGAGACAGAGAAGGGAGTATGGCCAGCACAGCGAGCTTCCTGAGGCTCCCATGTCTTTCCCAGAAGCCTTGGAACAGCAGTGTCCTGCCTCTCCCCAACCCCTCCATCAAGCTCAAGCTCGGCTTCTCCAAAGACTCCGACAACCTGCTCTCCTCCGCCTTGGACCAACTCCGCTCGGCTTCTCTCCCTTTGACCGCCGTCCCATTGCCCTTCGTTCTAGACGCCAAGGCAAGTCTCCCGAGTAACCCTCTTGGTTATACATTACCCCTGGCTCTGCGACTGTGCAAGCGTTAAATGGTGCAGGATGCGCTTGCGGCGGGAGGTGAGTTCGGGATACTGGAGGGGAGGACGTTGGCGCTCATTCACCCCCTCGTGATGAGCGGGCTGTTCGTGAACACGCTGTGGGCCGGCTACTTGGGGTGGCAATGGCGACGGGTGCGCACCGTCCAGGACGAGATCAACGAGCTCAAGAAGCAAGTCAAGCCCGCCCCTGTCAGCGTCGCCTCCGACGGCTCTTCTTCTCCACCCCAAGAAGCCCCACCTCCCTCCCCTGTCCAACTCAAAATTCAGCAGCTCACTGAGGTTCCCCCACTACCCTGTTTCCTTCTAAATCATGTTTGGATACAATATTCCCTCGTTTTTTTGTCAAGTTGAGTAAATGGATGGAACAGGAGCGGAAGGAGTTGATAAAGGGAGGGTACAGGGACCGACATTTCAATGCCGGGAGCATACTCTTGGCCTTTGGGGTGTTCGAGTCAGTCGGAGGCGGCCTCAACACCTGGTTCCGTACCGGCAAGCTCTTCCCCGGCCCCCATCTCTTCGCCGGTGCCAGTCTGTATTCGTTCCCCATTTATTGCCATCGCCTTCGTAATTGGAATTTTGCAATGTCAGGCTCCTCATCATACCTCTTCTTTTCGTGCAGCAATCACCGTGCTTTGGGCAGCAGCGGCAGCTCTGGTCCCGGCGATGCAGAAAGGCAGCGAAACCGCTCGCAATCTCCACATTGCCTTGAACTTCTTGAATGTCGTCCTCTTCGTTTGGCAGATCCCCACCGGTATTGAAATTGTGTTCAAGGTCTTCGAATTCACTAAATGGCCTTGACTCTGCTCCTCCCTTTCAACCTTACTAAGAACCATTTGTTATACAGAGCATCTGGTATATGATAGTGATACCCTTTAGGGACTCCTAGCTCCAGTCATTGTTTTTCTAGTACCATACTCTTgcatttaagaaaaatcaatggaGGAATATTACTTTCCTGGCGGGCTCACTGTATTTCTTCCTATTTCAAGTACCCTTACGTGTATAATGTACAGTCTTTACTCGTATTTTTCCATAATTGGCAATTGTTAACGGATCGTTCTTGTTCTTACCTGTTGCGCAATTTATTTTAGTTTAGTTATTGTAGAAGATGGAGTTACTTTGCCAACAAAGATAGCACTTTGCCGAGACAACTTTTGGTGCATGTAATTTTgttactatgtttttttttttcaatctagcACAAATGCTCGATCTTTGTAGCATCCGTGATAATTTTAAGGGAATTACAACTTTTTTGAAGTCTTACTTCAGAGAccatagccttttttttttttttggctggaaaGTAAGCAATAGTAAAATTGCAAATAACTTCTTTGGTgacttgcatgtggttgagtcATGTGGTTCAATCGCATGTGTGAGCAATACCAAACCGACTTTCATATGTTGAAGAGATATCAGTAGATTGTGAAGTCGCGCTTGTGCTCGGTTCAGCGTTGAAAGTGTCATGAACCCCTCCAATTGGTGAAATCATCTCCAATTTGAGAAACATGGAGGGTGCGCTCTGCTCCTAGGAGTCTTCATCTGTCTGAATTGCATTGCATCGGTGGCCTTCTTAATCATGCCGATGTCCGTCACTATTCCATCTGTTTGAAAGAGATCATAGCATCCTTCCTCTGCATAAACCCAATTCCCTCATATGCATATGGAGTTCATTACTTTGCTTACCTGTTGTTTTTGCATACTTCCCTTTGCTCCTAGGCATGCCTCGAGGAAGCGCCTAATGCAGCCTAGTCCATATCCTTCTCGCATGTTTTAACTTCTGTGCTTTGGGACAGGAGTATCACGTGTACATTTTTTATGCCAAATGGATATCTGACTCAATTCCTCCCATGTTAATTTGGCACATTGAATTTCATATAGTTGAATGAAGAGCACTACTTTTTCTTCCTCAAATACTTATGCTTGGAGAAATCATCTTGTTATTAAGATTACGTGACACCCATGAAGCTGAAATGTCTGGTTGACCAATTGCAATAACGGTGAAAGACGGATGCTCTGGGAATGACCATTGCCTTCATGTGCTGTTCTAAGCTGAAATACTCGGTCTGTACTTTTAAGCAGATAAAACATTACACCTCGTACACGTTACATAACAGCAAAGCACAAACACTGCCAGGAAAAATGTGGACGTCCAGCTTCTTCAGACTCCCTTGTCTTAAGCACTAAAGTGCTCTGGTCATCTTGAAGTGAACATCACTATCAGTTGCATCACCTGGGTAATGCAAAGAGCATCCAAGTCCCTTCATCCTTTTGACAAAATTGTATGTGGAAATTTCACCATCCGTCCATGAACATATGCGATTGATGATTCACCACGTGGTTGGTACTTCACGAAGAAGACCATGCAAACCCAGTGCAATGTTTCGGCTCTGTAAGCCAGGTGTTCACTGTGAGGAGGATAAAGCTTTTGAGCTGTAATTAACTAGCATAAAGAACGTATAGAATCAGGTTGGCTGAGCTGAACATAATTTAAGAGAGAAGTAAAACTCGGGATCCAGAGAGTAACATTGACAactgagaaaaatatgaaagtgaaaaaggaaaatgttctGTGGACCCACCTTAGAATGGACAAAAAATTCTTCCCTCCTCAGAAGATGGTGTAGAGGTTTTCATGCACAAAAGAGGGCGACTCTTGGTAATTACGCATCTCTACTTAATTTAATCCTGTTTTGGATCCCTAAATCAGAGTGTTCCTGGACAAAACAGGGGAGTTCTTGTAAGAGTACAGGATCCATTAAGTAGATGTTAAAAGGAGAGAAATATGTTCATCTGCAAAGGAGAGAGATCTGTTATTACTGCATCCTTTATGTCCATTGCAGTAATGTTGAATGAATCAAAGCCAATGAGTTTCTTGCGCGTGAAAGAGGCATGAGACTTAGCTTGCAACATACATAGATTCCCCAAATCAAATGACGTGAATATTTGAAAGACACATGAGAATCGTAAAGGttagaaaagccaaaaaaaggaggagaaatgcAGTGTATGAAAAGCATTCAGCACAATTTGATCTCTCACTCTAATAACAAGCAAAGTCGGAAACACGACATGGACAGCAACGGACGCCAGAACCATCGCTCTTATCATTTGTAGAATCTATTGATAACTGTTGTTTTATTCAAAGTGAGAAAGCTCAAGAATTTCAACCAGAGATTAGTTTATTCTCTTGACTTGTTGGAGAAAGGGACAGGGGAGAGCCGCCGCAAGCACAGTTTTCACACTGACATCTAACCGAGACATCTTAAAGAAGATTTGTGGAACATGTATCTAGGACGGTGCCCATCAAATTTTCATAGAAGAAAATCGTCCAAGTACATATCAGTGAATATTTTTGACTGGCGAGGGAAATGCCTAGGGACAAATGAACAGATTCTCAAGCTGGTAGTATGATGTAACGAAGATTTTTAGACAGAACAAGGAAAAATTTCCGGTGAGATTGCGGTTTTGTCATGTGAAATAAGAAACGGAGGTGAAGTCGGCGGGTAGAGAGgtagagagaagaaagagaataaTCACGGGGTACAGCAGGGGAGGAGAAGATGCCATGGCAGTAGCAGGAGCAGTAGCAGAGGAGGGTCGGCTTTGCTTTGGGTGGGAAGCAGAATCTGATGCcttgtctcctctctctccccatcCCCCACACActgcactttttaaaatttagtcccaaatttgGCCAATCGCCTCATCTCAAAGTCTTGTCTTGTACAATAACAATTTTAATGAGCCTCTGTCAGATCTGATGTTGTTCGGATTATATAAAGGAGGGAAGTCCCTCCCTTTCCCTTCATTCCTAGAGCCTCCCTTTCCCTTCTTCATTCCTTGAGCCTCCCTTTCCCATTCTCTTTGGTTCTCCAGGAATCGATCAAATTTAGTGTTTGAGGTGGGCATTCATGGCCGGCCAACAAGCCCCTTCTAGGCCATGGCTCCGCTTGACCTCCATGGCTCGCCCTGTCGTTCCTCCGGCTCCTGCTCCTCAGCCGCCGCCTCaagctcctcctcctgctcctgctcctgctcctgctcctgctcccGCACCGCAGCCACGACCAACCATTTCGCTTTCCACATTCAGACCCACCGCTCCACCTCCACCACAACCTCAAGAACTTCCACCcccaccgccacctcctcccCCCATGTCAtcccctccacctccacctccacctccctCAGTGCCCCGTTCGCCACCTCAGCAACCAGTGGAACCACTGCCTGATGTGTCCACTGGCACCCTGCCCCGCACAACTACTGCAGTGACATCATCTCCTGTAAAGCCTCAGGTTCCTTCTCCGGCACGCAGATCGCCCGTTCCATCGCCCCCCAAACCTTCTATCATTGAGCCTACGATCGTAATGCCAGGGCAAATGCCAATGCGAATGCCGTCTCCTAAAGTTGTCAAGCCTGCTGCTCGGACTCCCCCTCAATCCCCTTCCGTGAAGCCAGTGGCTCCACCTCCATCCCCTCTGGTTCTGCCTCCCCCCCAACTGAGAGCTGATGATCAGCCCAGGATCCCCCAGGAGGCACAGCAAAAGACTGTCCTAGTTCAAGAAACCGTTCCACCCCCTCCCCCTAGCTACAGACTCCCATCCCTCAGTGGTCGCGTTTATTCTGATGAGATTCCAAAGGCCAGCATTGTTCGTGATACCAAAAATGGAGATGCAGAAAGGCACAGAGGTCCCCACCCCAAGAAGCACCTGGACTCTGGGGAGGTCCCCAGCATGAAGGTCATTACCCTTGCTGGCGAGAACAAAGGTGCAACGATGGAGCTCACACGTTCCCCGAAACATCCTCCtccccatcatcttcttcataacaaggcAAGTCCTACATCCAAGAGCAATGGCCAAGAGTCCAGAATCTCATCATTGCATAGCGGCGGTGGCAGCAGCAGCAGTG
The sequence above is drawn from the Rhodamnia argentea isolate NSW1041297 chromosome 9, ASM2092103v1, whole genome shotgun sequence genome and encodes:
- the LOC115744440 gene encoding SH3 domain-containing protein C23A1.17 isoform X2; protein product: MAGQQAPSRPWLRLTSMARPVVPPAPAPQPPPQAPPPAPAPAPAPAPAPQPRPTISLSTFRPTAPPPPQPPPPPPPPSVPRSPPQQPVEPLPDVSTGTLPRTTTAVTSSPVKPQVPSPARRSPVPSPPKPSIIEPTIVMPGQMPMRMPSPKVVKPAARTPPQSPSVKPVAPPPSPLVLPPPQLRADDQPRIPQEAQQKTVLVQETVPPPPPSYRLPSLSGRVYSDEIPKASIVRDTKNGDAERHRGPHPKKHLDSGEVPSMKVITLAGENKGATMELTRSPKHPPPHHLLHNKASPTSKSNGQESRISSLHSGGGSSSSDEGNQKMQMKDKSQQSKSFASPPISAFMNSNVQGVNNSIVYNSSCTHHDPGVHLALSRKPSNGSLHIKDLVKGGHQP
- the LOC115744456 gene encoding uncharacterized protein LOC115744456 is translated as MASTASFLRLPCLSQKPWNSSVLPLPNPSIKLKLGFSKDSDNLLSSALDQLRSASLPLTAVPLPFVLDAKDALAAGGEFGILEGRTLALIHPLVMSGLFVNTLWAGYLGWQWRRVRTVQDEINELKKQVKPAPVSVASDGSSSPPQEAPPPSPVQLKIQQLTEERKELIKGGYRDRHFNAGSILLAFGVFESVGGGLNTWFRTGKLFPGPHLFAGATITVLWAAAAALVPAMQKGSETARNLHIALNFLNVVLFVWQIPTGIEIVFKVFEFTKWP
- the LOC115744440 gene encoding SH3 domain-containing protein C23A1.17 isoform X1, which gives rise to MAGQQAPSRPWLRLTSMARPVVPPAPAPQPPPQAPPPAPAPAPAPAPAPQPRPTISLSTFRPTAPPPPQPQELPPPPPPPPPMSSPPPPPPPPSVPRSPPQQPVEPLPDVSTGTLPRTTTAVTSSPVKPQVPSPARRSPVPSPPKPSIIEPTIVMPGQMPMRMPSPKVVKPAARTPPQSPSVKPVAPPPSPLVLPPPQLRADDQPRIPQEAQQKTVLVQETVPPPPPSYRLPSLSGRVYSDEIPKASIVRDTKNGDAERHRGPHPKKHLDSGEVPSMKVITLAGENKGATMELTRSPKHPPPHHLLHNKASPTSKSNGQESRISSLHSGGGSSSSDEGNQKMQMKDKSQQSKSFASPPISAFMNSNVQGVNNSIVYNSSCTHHDPGVHLALSRKPSNGSLHIKDLVKGGHQP